The Aspergillus nidulans FGSC A4 chromosome VII nucleotide sequence TGCACCCAACTGTACTTGTATACCTAGTGGTCGCTCGAACCGGTTCTGCCTGTAGCGCTACTCAGATGGCCAGGTCCGGTAGCGGATGGCGTTACCATGCTGGCTGCACAGTCATGTTTCTGGATCTACGGAGATCAGGTATGTCTGTACAAGCTAAAAAACTTGCAAATATACAACCGAGGCACTCTTAGCTGTACCATTGGGCCGCCTTAATAAGGACAATAATAATAAGCAGTCCCTCTTAAATCTAGCTTCCAAGATGCAGATATCTCAAAGCTCTGAGCCCCAACGCTGAGCAATGCCCGCAGTCGTGAACTTCCTCAAGCCTCGTccctgtttctcttcttttatAGCCATAAGCCCAATGCACGGCATCCTGCAGGCCTTCAAATTAGGGTCGCCCTCAGAATTCCAGGTATAGCCCGCGCCTCGTCTGCTCTCCACCAATTTCATGGGCAGGTCTATGAGTTACCCATGTAAGGGACTTACGTAGGTATtggcaaagaaaagaacTTGGAAGCTGAATGATGGAAATTACGCAGCtaaaacagaagaaaaggaggCAGGAGAAAACACCACGCCTACAAGCATCCTTAAGCAAGAAATTATACTAACAAAAGAAACCCCCAAGAACAATGTTGGTGCATTCTAATCAGTCTCACTGCCCATGTTGAGCGGGTACAAATGCATCTATAGTGTCAGCCCGAACGTTGACCCCAACCATCCGACTGCCCGGACCTAAGAGGCGGGAGCCTATCATCTAGGACACCTGCAGCTGGAACATCCTCTTTGGGTCTCTCCTTTgatttctccagctctcttGGCATTTCCGGAGTCTCGCCTCAGGTGGATTCTTATCATTCGAATACTCATCGTCCCATCCTTCAAGCCACGGTCAACTTACATGCCCTTTCATGCGATAGATGACACGTCTGCTCAAAATCCTACGTAATAGATGAGATGGAAGCAATGGTTTTATACATGATGAAACGGTTGCTTAAATACTGGTAGAGGACGGTGGGATTCATGTATAAGGAGGAGTTATAAGGCAATATTAGACCTGATTCCGAATTTATCATTTGACTATCTATGGTAGTCTATATACCCTCAAATCGGGCTCTGACACGCCAGGAGATGCATTCGGTGTTATTGGCTATCTATCGGTATCTCTTCAATCTATAATGTGTAATAAATTTAGCTCAATCTTGCCATCTTATCCCGTCGCATCTAAGAATCATATTGCTCCCGGTAATCAATCCCTACCAATCCCTGCCAACTCGTAAACTGGTTTCATAGTTGGGTTGCACGGATTTAACCCAAATGTCTGAGTTATAAGGAAGTTCTGCTCTTCTTGGTCTCTGATTGCTCCTCGTTATGTGACCACTTATCTGAACACTACCCATACTAACAGTTTCATAGTTCCATTCAATCAATCCCTAGAGTACCCTGCTGTCTGACCCCAGCAGTGAGTCATGGTCATATAAAACACCCTTCTCACTAAGCACAAGTACCTGCAACAAGTCTACAACCTGATTTTGTGAATCTATAAATGGAAGCCATGGGTGGGTGCCGAATATCCCGGGAGGGCTTCCATCTACAACTCAGAATGGGTTTGTGAACATCCTTCGTCATCTTTTATCTCCTTTACTGCTGGCTTTCAAATACGACATGTGCAGTGGCCCAGTTCTAAGTTGTCCTGTACTCGATCCCATGAGCCGTCAATGAGTAATTATCTGTGGGAATGATTCTACGATACTCAATCAGGTGCCATCAGCTTGAGCACTTGCGCGTCAATCATCCCATTCTGACCCTGCCGTGTAACTCTAGCCTGACTGCCCAAATAGATTCTCCAGGATAACCCCGTATTTAAACCCCACTATGAATCTTTTCTGGCCCTTCTAACACCTGGACAGAGTCTGTTGTATTTAGCACCAGCAAGTACCTAGGTACTAAAGCATCCGGTCTGCGCGCTTATAGTCATTCCAAAACTCCCTCAAACCAAGTATAAGCTCGTAACGAGTCTCATCCATACTTCATCCATGCATACATACACTGCAAAACCACCCCGGACCCGTACAGTATCCCAATCAACCCTGTACCCGGGGTAAGCTGTGACGTGGCTGTGCGATGCTAAAGCAACTGCTTGTAAGTTCATGGATGAGAACAGTTCTGCCTGATGTTGTTCTAACTCTTATATCCTTTGCTTTCACCTCATTTATCCAGCAACGTTATCGTTCTCGTCCATCAAAATCCGCATTAAGAAGATACAACGTACCTATAAAAAGTCCTTGCGATGAAGCAAACCCTATTCTcgctcatcttcatcccgcTCCTCGCACCAGCCCTAGCCCTAGTCGCGCCGAAACTTCCAActggtcttggtcttgagAAGCGGCAGACTGTGAGTATATACTTTATTCCAGCATCTGTTTACCTTATTTTCTCCGTCCGGTAGGCCTATAGTCGAGAAGGAGTAGAGTATAGATTTTCTCTACATAACAAACATCTTACGCTCCCTGTACAGCCCCACTAAACAACTATCATACTATAGCAGTGCTCCATGCTTCCCTGCGACGAAAACACAGCGATCCTCTGCAGTCTCCTAAATTGCGGGACTTGTGAGGTAAGTTGGGCTTGGTTTCTTATAACAGCTGCTGTCTTGACACTCTGGGAGAACAGAACGCAGCTAATGATTCATTGTAATTTAACAGGGCGGAGTCTGTACGGGCACCGCAACTGGTGGTTCTGAGGCTGATTCTGGCTCAGCCATCTCTGACTTGACTGCATCTCTTGGTTCAACTAGCTCTCTTGGCCTGACCAGTTCTGGTGCTGttccttccactcttcctATTAACTTATCCGCTTTGACTGGCTCGAGTGTCTCCGCCGGAGGTGCTTCTATCAACTCAATCAACTCCACGTCTTTGACTAGCTCGACTTCCTCTATGCCAATTGATTTGACAGGCTTTGCTGGTTCGGCTGGTTCCACTGCTTCTACTGGTTCAACTGACTCTACT carries:
- a CDS encoding uncharacterized protein (transcript_id=CADANIAT00008264), encoding MKQTLFSLIFIPLLAPALALVAPKLPTGLGLEKRQTQCSMLPCDENTAILCSLLNCGTCEGGVCTGTATGGSEADSGSAISDLTASLGSTSSLGLTSSGAVPSTLPINLSALTGSSVSAGGASINSINSTSLTSSTSSMPIDLTGFAGSAGSTASTGSTDSTVVNGAAGAVDST